CTCCACGAGCGTAGGGCGAGCAAGGTGGGGGAGTCAAGCCGCGGGCCCACGCTTGCACGCCGTCTAGCGTGCCCGTCGGCTGACAAAGGGACTGTCTCTGATCCAGAAGCGCCAGGGCCTGCCTGCCCACTCTCCCGCGTACTCGATCCCGATGCGTGGGCCGGTGCCGATCTCGGAAGGCCGGATCCTCCCGCGCCCCTCCTCCAGCCAGACGCGCTTGCCGAGCAGGTCGGCGCCATCGAGCTTCCGGCTGATGCCCAGGGCGACGCAGAGCTTGCCCGGGCCATTGGTCAGGTCACGATCCGTGGTGCCGGGTCGGCGGCGGCGCATTCGCGAGAGTCCCTCGACGGGCTCGAGGGCTCGCACGAGCACGGCGTGGGGGACGTCGTCGACATTGGTGACGACGTTGAACTGGTGGTACATGCCGTAGACGAAGTACACGTAGGCGGTGCCGCCGAGCCGGTACATCGTCTCCGTGCGATTGGTTCGGCGGCCGCCGTAGGCATGGGAGGCGCGATCCTGCGGCCCACGATAGGCCTCGGTTTCCACGATGATTCCCGACATGCGGGCTCCGTCGCGGGAGCGAACGACGAGCAATCGGCCGAGCAGCTGGCGCGCGACGGTGACCACATTGGCGCGCGTGTAGAATTCGCGGGGCAGGGCTTCATCGCTCACGGACATCGGTCGGTCGGGCACGGTCTTCCTTTCGGGGGCTCCGCGGGCCAAGTGCCCCCGGATTGTGCCAGCAGCGTGCCTCGCCCGTCCATCCCACCCGCTTCGCGGGACAGGTGGGACATTTCTTCCT
This is a stretch of genomic DNA from Candidatus Methylomirabilota bacterium. It encodes these proteins:
- a CDS encoding DNA-3-methyladenine glycosylase, yielding MPDRPMSVSDEALPREFYTRANVVTVARQLLGRLLVVRSRDGARMSGIIVETEAYRGPQDRASHAYGGRRTNRTETMYRLGGTAYVYFVYGMYHQFNVVTNVDDVPHAVLVRALEPVEGLSRMRRRRPGTTDRDLTNGPGKLCVALGISRKLDGADLLGKRVWLEEGRGRIRPSEIGTGPRIGIEYAGEWAGRPWRFWIRDSPFVSRRAR